A single genomic interval of Aureliella helgolandensis harbors:
- a CDS encoding 4a-hydroxytetrahydrobiopterin dehydratase: MEVQSATQLTAKKCLPCEGGVEACSLDFSSQQLNALPEWQLSEDGKSIARVWKLKNFVQAVGLINTIAEVAEVDQHHPNLHLTDYRKVRVELTTHAIGGLSENDFILAAKIDSIARVVGL, translated from the coding sequence ATGGAAGTTCAATCGGCCACACAACTGACTGCCAAAAAATGCCTTCCCTGCGAAGGTGGGGTGGAGGCTTGTTCGCTCGATTTTTCCAGCCAGCAGCTCAACGCACTACCGGAGTGGCAGCTGTCGGAGGATGGCAAGTCGATCGCGCGCGTTTGGAAGCTGAAGAACTTTGTGCAAGCGGTGGGGCTGATCAACACAATCGCCGAGGTTGCGGAAGTCGACCAGCACCATCCCAATTTGCACCTTACCGACTATCGCAAGGTGCGAGTTGAGTTGACGACTCATGCCATTGGTGGGTTGAGCGAAAATGACTTTATCCTGGCAGCCAAGATTGATTCTATCGCGAGAGTCGTCGGATTGTGA
- the hemG gene encoding protoporphyrinogen oxidase, with amino-acid sequence MKRVAVLGGGISGLAAAWQLLQAEPHPHITLFESSGRVGGVLETIQAGPYLIEKGADNFATLVPDALDWSRACGLEEQLIQPAKSNRKAFVLNRGRLLPIPAGFSLMQPTRISSILQTKTLSWAGKLRLAKEYWIPARDTIADESLESFVVRRLGREVFERLVEPIVSGIFTADPSTLSMQATMPQFVKMEQEHGGLIRGHLAARQKDALAAARKASGARYDQFTAPKSGMSDWVAALAAQLPSDCIQLNQRVTELRPAGKDSSRWVVTTERESLEFDAVIGAIPAAPAAELLRATLPAGAELLDQVPYASSVVAALVVNRADITRRMDGFGMIVPSREGRVTLAISYSSEKYAGRTPKDEILLRVFMGGALHPQMIEKSDAELEKIAATELREILGWTGRLPNWQAIIRWNKAMPQYLVGHVERMQQLNQVLESYPTLRLCGAAYQGVGIPQCVRGGQQAAREVLASLAEDK; translated from the coding sequence GTGAAACGCGTAGCGGTACTTGGCGGAGGGATCAGTGGCTTGGCGGCCGCGTGGCAGTTGCTGCAGGCAGAGCCACATCCCCACATAACTCTGTTCGAGTCGTCCGGGCGAGTTGGTGGAGTGCTTGAGACGATTCAGGCAGGACCCTATCTGATCGAGAAGGGGGCAGACAACTTTGCAACCCTCGTCCCCGATGCCTTGGATTGGTCGCGAGCGTGTGGGCTAGAGGAGCAGTTGATTCAGCCGGCGAAGTCGAATCGTAAAGCATTCGTGCTGAACCGTGGCCGGTTACTGCCGATTCCCGCAGGGTTTAGCTTGATGCAACCCACTCGCATCAGTTCCATTTTGCAGACGAAGACACTTTCCTGGGCAGGCAAGTTGCGTCTGGCCAAAGAGTATTGGATTCCGGCCCGAGATACCATTGCGGATGAGTCTCTGGAATCGTTTGTGGTGCGACGTTTGGGACGCGAGGTTTTCGAACGCTTGGTTGAGCCGATCGTCAGTGGTATTTTTACCGCGGATCCCAGCACGCTGAGCATGCAAGCGACCATGCCACAGTTTGTAAAAATGGAGCAGGAGCATGGCGGTTTGATTCGCGGGCATCTCGCCGCGAGGCAGAAGGATGCACTGGCTGCCGCCCGCAAGGCAAGCGGAGCTCGCTACGATCAATTCACTGCTCCAAAGTCTGGGATGAGCGATTGGGTGGCCGCACTTGCGGCACAGCTACCTAGCGATTGCATTCAATTGAATCAACGCGTTACAGAGCTGCGACCGGCGGGCAAGGATTCCTCGCGATGGGTGGTAACCACCGAGCGGGAGTCTCTGGAGTTTGATGCGGTGATTGGTGCGATTCCCGCCGCGCCTGCCGCCGAATTGCTCAGGGCGACCCTGCCAGCTGGCGCCGAGTTGCTCGACCAAGTGCCCTATGCGTCGAGCGTGGTAGCCGCTTTGGTTGTCAACCGCGCAGATATCACCCGGCGGATGGACGGCTTTGGGATGATTGTGCCGAGCCGTGAAGGACGCGTCACGTTAGCGATTAGCTACAGCAGCGAAAAATATGCAGGTCGGACGCCCAAAGATGAGATATTGTTGCGAGTCTTTATGGGGGGAGCTCTGCATCCGCAGATGATCGAAAAATCCGATGCCGAATTGGAGAAGATTGCGGCAACCGAGTTGCGTGAGATCCTTGGCTGGACTGGGCGGCTCCCCAATTGGCAAGCTATTATTCGCTGGAATAAGGCTATGCCACAGTATTTAGTGGGGCATGTGGAACGCATGCAGCAGTTGAATCAAGTCTTGGAGTCCTACCCAACGCTTCGGTTGTGCGGTGCCGCCTATCAGGGAGTTGGCATTCCTCAGTGTGTTCGAGGTGGCCAGCAGGCAGCACGAGAGGTCTTGGCCAGCCTGGCTGAAGACAAGTAG
- a CDS encoding cysteine peptidase family C39 domain-containing protein has product MTSSRMKHALQVQIQSQPNDSSCGPTCLAAVYQYWNDPVDLNQLIIEIGELSSGGTLAVQLGCHALQRGYDAVITTHNLQVFDPSWFREPAGPDANWLADKLKQQYAVKRTRPDTDQHRLQTATESYLKFLTLGGRIEMRPINEELIVSTLSDGKPMLCGVSATYLYQERRERWQPADAQGKTCVPDDIGGDPTGHFVVLHGYDPHSGNVQIADPLHPNPIAPSNQYVAARSRVTAAILLGIVTYDANLLTLTPRSMREASH; this is encoded by the coding sequence ATGACAAGCTCACGCATGAAACATGCCCTTCAAGTTCAAATTCAGTCCCAACCGAATGACTCCAGTTGCGGCCCCACCTGCTTGGCGGCGGTTTACCAGTACTGGAATGATCCGGTCGATTTGAACCAATTGATCATCGAAATTGGGGAACTGTCCAGCGGTGGCACGCTTGCGGTTCAGCTCGGATGCCACGCGTTACAGCGTGGCTACGACGCGGTCATCACGACGCATAACCTGCAGGTCTTTGACCCGTCGTGGTTTCGAGAGCCGGCCGGCCCAGACGCCAACTGGCTAGCCGATAAGCTCAAGCAGCAGTATGCTGTCAAACGCACCCGCCCCGATACCGACCAACATCGATTGCAGACAGCCACCGAATCCTATTTAAAATTCTTAACGTTGGGCGGACGCATCGAGATGCGGCCGATCAACGAAGAGTTGATCGTGTCGACATTATCCGATGGAAAACCAATGCTCTGCGGCGTCAGCGCGACGTACCTCTACCAGGAGCGCAGGGAGCGTTGGCAACCGGCCGATGCCCAGGGAAAAACCTGCGTCCCTGACGATATTGGCGGTGACCCCACCGGCCATTTTGTCGTGCTGCATGGCTACGATCCGCACAGCGGCAATGTGCAGATTGCAGATCCATTGCACCCCAATCCCATCGCCCCCAGCAATCAATATGTCGCTGCTCGCTCGCGAGTCACGGCAGCCATTCTTTTGGGCATCGTTACCTACGATGCGAACCTCCTCACACTAACACCACGTTCCATGCGTGAAGCGAGCCACTAA
- a CDS encoding RimK family protein, whose amino-acid sequence MNVVLVAESSDDWLGGFEGVQTIDPSDYLTNPDWDFRRGTKIYNLCRSYAYQSMGYYVSLLAEARGQRPIPDVMTMQDLHGVAAVRLIPSSLEEVIQKSLQSLTADEFTLSVYFGENLARKYDRLARELYGLFQAPLLRFKFSRRGKWRLRRASAIALNDIPKSHREFVASAAQRHFARGFSRRPKRHASRYDLAILHNPAEGQLSPSDPPALKRMIKAAASLGIAAELITREDAGRLLEFDALFIRETTAVSHHTYQLARRAEAAGQVVIDDPLSILRCTNKVYLAELLNRAKIPTPKTIVVHRRNADSVAEHLSFPCVLKRPDSAFSQGVVKANDAQELQARLAEFFVDSELVIAQEYMRTDFDWRIGILDQRPIFACKYHMARGHWQIAKHAASEKPEFGKFDTLPVELAPRKAVSVALKAANLIGDGLYGVDVKEADGNFFIIEVNDNPNLDSGVEDLVLRDELYRRLMESFVRRIERRKALSGK is encoded by the coding sequence ATGAATGTCGTTCTCGTTGCCGAATCCAGCGATGACTGGCTTGGCGGTTTTGAGGGCGTTCAGACCATTGACCCCAGTGACTATCTAACCAATCCAGACTGGGACTTTCGGCGAGGAACCAAGATCTACAACCTCTGTAGATCCTATGCCTACCAAAGCATGGGGTATTACGTTTCGCTACTGGCAGAAGCTCGTGGGCAACGTCCCATTCCAGATGTTATGACCATGCAAGACTTGCATGGAGTGGCGGCAGTGCGGCTGATCCCCTCTTCACTAGAAGAGGTCATCCAAAAATCGCTCCAAAGCTTGACCGCCGATGAGTTCACGCTCAGCGTCTATTTTGGCGAGAACCTAGCGCGCAAGTACGATCGGCTCGCCAGGGAGCTGTACGGACTGTTCCAAGCACCGTTGTTGAGGTTTAAGTTCTCACGGCGTGGCAAGTGGCGGTTGCGACGCGCTTCGGCCATCGCCCTCAACGATATCCCCAAGAGTCATCGAGAGTTCGTGGCTAGCGCCGCGCAGCGGCACTTTGCACGTGGCTTTTCTCGCCGTCCCAAGCGGCACGCCTCGCGCTACGACCTGGCGATACTCCACAATCCAGCGGAAGGACAACTCTCTCCCTCCGATCCGCCGGCTCTCAAACGGATGATTAAAGCGGCCGCTAGCTTGGGTATCGCCGCAGAGTTGATCACCCGCGAGGACGCCGGGCGGTTGCTTGAGTTCGATGCCCTCTTTATCCGCGAGACGACCGCGGTCAGCCACCATACCTACCAACTCGCCCGGCGAGCCGAAGCGGCCGGTCAAGTGGTGATTGACGACCCCCTTTCCATCCTGCGCTGTACCAACAAAGTATACTTAGCGGAGTTGCTGAACCGGGCTAAGATCCCAACTCCCAAAACAATCGTCGTGCACCGCCGCAACGCGGATTCGGTGGCGGAACACCTCTCCTTCCCCTGCGTCCTCAAACGCCCCGACAGCGCGTTCAGCCAGGGAGTGGTGAAAGCCAACGACGCCCAGGAGCTGCAAGCACGCTTGGCTGAATTCTTCGTGGATTCCGAGTTGGTAATTGCCCAGGAATACATGCGAACCGATTTCGACTGGCGAATCGGTATTTTGGACCAGCGCCCGATCTTTGCCTGCAAATACCATATGGCCCGTGGCCACTGGCAAATCGCAAAGCATGCGGCAAGTGAGAAGCCCGAATTTGGAAAATTCGATACACTGCCTGTAGAGCTTGCTCCGCGCAAGGCAGTCTCGGTCGCCCTCAAAGCGGCCAATTTGATCGGAGATGGTCTCTACGGTGTCGATGTCAAGGAAGCGGACGGGAACTTCTTCATCATCGAAGTCAACGACAATCCCAACCTGGACTCTGGCGTCGAAGACCTCGTATTGCGCGACGAACTCTACCGTCGATTGATGGAATCCTTCGTACGTCGAATCGAACGCCGTAAAGCACTCAGCGGCAAATAG
- a CDS encoding glutamate-cysteine ligase family protein: MSTVSLGLFEAFGIEMEYMLVDRETLEVRPVADKVLAAMAGHTTCDVEIGPISWSNELALHVIELKTTKPKRRLRRLPSMFETAISEISPILDGMGLCLLPSAVHPWMNATTETRLWPHEYHEIYETYDRIFNCRTHGWSNVQSVHLNLPFKHAAEFAKLHAAVRLVLPLLPALAASSPVLDGKYTGLLDTRMNLYADHCRAVPSLTGNLIPEPIFDEAAYRREIFTPIANDIGKLDPQGQMEVEFLNARGAIARFDRGSIELRVMDVQEYPAADVSICAAVTSLVRALCDQRWLPLEKQQSISTADLRSILDQTTAHAENATIEDAGYLQHFGIRKSSITAGQLWSTLLGELRREDATLDNLFAPIQIILESGTLATRITHALGPQFSRERLADVYRDLADCLHRWVPFQSL; encoded by the coding sequence ATGTCGACAGTAAGCTTGGGTTTGTTCGAAGCGTTCGGTATCGAAATGGAGTACATGCTGGTCGACCGAGAGACGTTGGAGGTGCGTCCCGTCGCCGACAAAGTGTTAGCTGCGATGGCCGGTCACACGACCTGCGATGTCGAAATTGGCCCCATTTCCTGGTCCAATGAACTCGCCCTGCACGTCATCGAACTCAAAACGACCAAGCCCAAACGGCGTTTGCGACGACTTCCCTCCATGTTTGAAACCGCCATTAGCGAAATCAGCCCTATCCTAGATGGCATGGGCCTCTGCCTACTCCCCTCGGCGGTACACCCCTGGATGAATGCGACCACGGAGACTCGACTTTGGCCGCATGAGTACCACGAGATCTACGAAACCTACGATCGCATCTTCAATTGCCGCACTCACGGCTGGTCCAACGTCCAGAGCGTGCATCTCAACCTGCCCTTTAAACACGCAGCCGAATTTGCAAAGTTGCATGCGGCGGTACGCCTCGTCCTGCCGCTACTGCCCGCTTTGGCTGCGAGCTCCCCGGTACTCGATGGCAAGTACACCGGATTGCTCGATACGCGCATGAATCTCTATGCAGATCATTGCCGAGCCGTTCCCTCCCTGACCGGCAATCTCATCCCCGAACCGATCTTCGACGAAGCGGCCTACCGCCGTGAGATATTTACCCCAATTGCCAACGACATCGGCAAACTAGATCCCCAAGGACAGATGGAGGTCGAGTTCCTCAACGCGCGTGGCGCCATTGCAAGATTCGACCGAGGTTCCATCGAACTGCGTGTGATGGATGTCCAGGAGTATCCAGCGGCAGACGTATCGATCTGTGCCGCCGTCACCTCGCTCGTGCGAGCATTGTGCGATCAAAGATGGCTGCCACTCGAAAAACAGCAATCGATTTCAACAGCCGACCTCAGAAGCATCCTCGATCAGACAACCGCCCACGCGGAGAACGCAACCATCGAAGACGCAGGCTACCTGCAACATTTTGGCATTCGCAAATCAAGCATTACCGCTGGCCAACTGTGGAGTACCCTGCTTGGTGAACTTCGCCGCGAGGATGCCACACTGGATAACCTGTTTGCTCCGATTCAAATCATCCTGGAGAGCGGCACGCTGGCGACTCGCATCACCCATGCCCTGGGTCCCCAGTTTTCGCGTGAAAGGCTCGCAGACGTCTATCGCGACCTTGCCGATTGCCTCCATCGCTGGGTACCGTTCCAGTCACTGTGA
- a CDS encoding MFS transporter: MPNAFEARATTLRPPARSSVVVNSSANQDSFAKPFMQSENDSLGDTLQAREPSVPARRLGSIPQTTRQNLKQSMGDGANFGAMVGLGESYLPAFALALGLGETSAGLVASLPVVAGGGMQLVSLRAMRWLGTEQRWVVLCASIQALAFLPLVIAALSGFIGLPGLLLVASIYWGAGLASGPAWNTWMETVVPSQIRAGYFSNRTRLQQLATLIAFVGGGALLQTAQNQGWLLTGFASIFLLAAIFRSISAACLALHRTNPRLTSRQSSTGDSRRLTTSAAASGATSSTQGISKSGKRLLVYLVAVQACVQVSGPFFAPYMLKQLGMDYYQFVFLVAVAFLSRVLALAMWTRIASHFGASTLLWIGAIGLVPLSAMWTVSANIWWLMIAQFFSGIAWAAYELGFFLLFFETLPANQRTKLLTLYNFANTLAMFAGATLGAVLLNSLGCTLNAYLVLFGLSSCGRAVALILLLRADLKPVPIRTLAVRVLGIRPATATLDVPILPSLLRIRAKANGRE; this comes from the coding sequence ATGCCCAATGCGTTTGAAGCCCGCGCCACCACCTTGCGTCCCCCTGCACGCAGCTCGGTGGTCGTGAACTCATCGGCCAACCAAGATTCCTTTGCCAAGCCGTTTATGCAGAGCGAGAACGACTCCTTGGGCGACACACTGCAAGCTCGTGAACCGAGCGTTCCTGCCAGACGGCTGGGTTCGATCCCGCAAACGACGCGGCAGAATCTGAAACAAAGCATGGGAGACGGCGCCAATTTTGGAGCCATGGTCGGACTCGGTGAATCGTATCTTCCGGCGTTTGCCCTAGCGCTCGGGTTGGGCGAAACCTCTGCTGGACTGGTGGCCAGTCTACCGGTGGTGGCTGGCGGTGGCATGCAGTTGGTCTCGCTGCGGGCCATGCGATGGCTGGGGACTGAGCAGCGTTGGGTAGTCCTGTGCGCGTCGATTCAAGCATTAGCCTTCCTACCGCTGGTAATCGCCGCCCTGAGCGGCTTTATCGGGTTGCCTGGACTGCTGCTCGTTGCATCAATCTACTGGGGGGCGGGATTGGCTTCGGGCCCTGCTTGGAACACGTGGATGGAAACGGTCGTTCCATCTCAGATTCGAGCTGGCTACTTCTCCAATCGAACTCGGCTGCAACAACTTGCAACCCTCATCGCCTTTGTTGGAGGCGGGGCCCTGCTGCAAACGGCCCAAAACCAGGGTTGGTTGCTGACTGGCTTTGCTTCCATCTTCCTATTGGCTGCAATCTTCCGTTCAATTTCGGCGGCATGCCTAGCGCTACACCGCACCAATCCAAGGTTAACCTCCCGCCAATCGTCAACCGGAGATTCTCGTCGCCTCACCACCTCCGCCGCCGCAAGCGGTGCCACCAGCAGCACGCAGGGGATCTCGAAGTCAGGCAAACGGTTGCTCGTGTATCTAGTCGCCGTGCAGGCTTGCGTTCAGGTGAGCGGCCCGTTTTTTGCACCCTACATGCTGAAGCAATTGGGGATGGACTACTATCAATTCGTATTTTTAGTAGCGGTTGCATTCCTGTCGCGTGTTTTAGCACTGGCGATGTGGACGCGGATTGCCAGTCACTTTGGAGCTTCGACACTTCTGTGGATCGGAGCCATTGGCCTCGTCCCCCTTTCCGCCATGTGGACGGTGTCCGCCAACATTTGGTGGTTGATGATCGCTCAATTTTTCAGCGGGATTGCCTGGGCCGCCTATGAACTCGGATTTTTCCTACTGTTCTTTGAAACCCTGCCAGCCAACCAGCGCACCAAGCTGCTGACGTTGTATAACTTCGCTAATACACTAGCGATGTTTGCGGGGGCGACTCTGGGAGCCGTGCTCTTGAATTCCCTAGGCTGCACCCTCAACGCATACTTAGTGCTGTTCGGGCTCTCAAGTTGCGGCCGCGCCGTAGCGCTGATCCTCCTCTTGCGGGCTGATCTGAAACCGGTTCCAATTCGGACGCTGGCAGTTCGCGTGCTGGGGATCCGCCCGGCGACTGCTACACTGGACGTGCCAATCCTACCTTCGCTCCTTCGAATACGTGCCAAGGCGAATGGCAGAGAATAA
- a CDS encoding N-formylglutamate amidohydrolase, with amino-acid sequence MQATPPHIILTCEHGGNTVPAELADCFQRGEAQQHLHSHRGYDPGALLAAQRLADLLAAPLEYSTTSRLVVELNRSLDSPQLFSKFLGPLDSVTRSRICDRYYHSYRNRVQERIAQQVNAGQTVLHLSIHSFTPRFRGSRRTLDIGVLFDPARSWEVTVSEQIVAHLKTAELDARYNEPYLGTDDGFTTFLRTRFPNSHYAGLEIELNNRFAKFSEQSQMRWCEAIAQAVTRACLQ; translated from the coding sequence ATGCAAGCAACTCCTCCCCATATCATCCTCACATGCGAGCACGGCGGGAACACCGTCCCTGCAGAGCTGGCGGATTGCTTCCAGCGGGGAGAAGCTCAGCAACACCTGCACAGCCACCGTGGATACGATCCAGGTGCATTGCTAGCCGCCCAGAGACTCGCGGACTTGCTCGCCGCTCCGTTGGAATACAGCACGACTTCGCGGCTCGTCGTCGAACTGAACCGTTCACTCGATTCACCGCAGCTCTTCTCGAAGTTCCTAGGACCGCTTGATAGCGTCACCCGCAGCCGCATCTGCGATCGATACTACCATTCCTATCGCAATCGCGTTCAAGAGCGGATTGCTCAACAGGTGAATGCCGGCCAGACCGTGCTCCACCTATCAATTCATTCCTTTACGCCGCGTTTTCGAGGCAGCCGACGGACGTTGGACATTGGCGTCCTATTCGATCCCGCGCGTTCCTGGGAAGTCACCGTTAGCGAGCAGATTGTGGCCCACCTCAAGACAGCCGAGCTGGATGCTCGATACAACGAGCCCTACCTTGGGACCGACGATGGGTTTACCACATTTCTCAGAACGCGATTTCCCAACTCCCACTACGCAGGCCTTGAAATCGAACTTAACAATCGCTTTGCCAAATTTTCGGAACAGAGCCAAATGCGGTGGTGTGAAGCCATCGCGCAGGCGGTGACTCGGGCGTGCCTCCAGTAA
- a CDS encoding peptidase M42, whose translation MPTTQPPLPATSANVNELLHLLRVLVREPSVVGVEDAFFRILRRELEECQVTVRRYQGLLVAQGSQPDSLYLSAHVDRHGLLCTGPNEFQYAAFIAGNRSELTGDSVSEQFMELVAGRFHGQRVQAHTPYTGSYLGQGTITESYVCPRRRNLIFEIDGLEFLQPGTPVSFLDRLKVDGGRVSAQLDNVISVAMLIELIRLGFQGTALFTAGEEAGRSWRFATEWFQRHDTQTNRLIVLDTSPFGSLEELSEQEVVLRYKDANSEFDREVTEELRTSCESLGISYRFKDQYVESLNQNREKQLSLGRTELGRVLTATRGTVRGTTLQLPTSSYHTANETAEISSIEAMLRLLCHLCKLPPPE comes from the coding sequence ATGCCAACAACCCAACCTCCACTGCCTGCCACTTCCGCCAACGTCAACGAGCTGCTGCATCTGCTGCGAGTTCTGGTGCGAGAGCCATCCGTGGTGGGTGTGGAAGACGCGTTCTTCCGCATACTTCGACGAGAGCTGGAAGAATGCCAAGTGACGGTGCGACGCTACCAAGGTCTTCTCGTGGCGCAGGGCTCACAACCCGACAGCCTCTATCTGTCGGCCCACGTCGATCGCCACGGCTTGCTGTGCACCGGCCCCAATGAATTTCAGTATGCAGCCTTCATTGCAGGCAATCGCAGTGAGCTGACCGGCGACTCCGTTTCCGAGCAGTTCATGGAATTGGTGGCGGGGCGCTTCCATGGGCAGCGCGTTCAGGCGCATACTCCCTACACGGGCTCCTACCTGGGACAAGGCACGATTACTGAATCGTACGTCTGCCCGCGTCGGCGCAATTTGATCTTCGAAATCGATGGACTCGAATTCCTGCAGCCCGGAACTCCAGTTTCGTTCCTGGACCGCTTAAAAGTCGATGGAGGACGCGTCTCAGCCCAGCTCGACAACGTCATTTCCGTGGCCATGCTCATCGAGTTAATTCGCCTCGGCTTTCAGGGGACTGCGTTATTTACCGCAGGCGAAGAGGCAGGGCGCAGTTGGCGTTTTGCCACCGAGTGGTTTCAACGACACGACACGCAAACCAACCGCCTGATCGTACTCGACACGAGCCCTTTCGGCAGCTTGGAGGAATTGTCCGAGCAAGAAGTGGTCCTCCGCTACAAGGACGCGAACTCGGAATTCGATCGCGAGGTTACTGAAGAATTGCGGACAAGCTGTGAAAGTCTGGGAATCTCGTACCGCTTTAAGGACCAATATGTCGAAAGTCTGAACCAGAACCGTGAGAAGCAGCTCTCACTTGGTAGGACAGAGCTGGGACGGGTTCTCACCGCCACCCGGGGAACGGTCCGAGGCACAACGCTGCAGCTCCCAACTTCGTCCTACCATACCGCGAATGAGACCGCCGAGATCAGTAGTATTGAAGCCATGCTGCGACTACTCTGCCACTTGTGCAAGCTCCCTCCTCCTGAGTAA
- a CDS encoding Gfo/Idh/MocA family protein, which produces MAEKHCRFGIMGTAGIARKNWKAIRLSGNARVAAVASRSEASAQKFIDECTAQVPQVSTPDAVGSYEALLAREDIDAVYIPLPTALRHEWVIRAAEAGKHVLGEKPAALNAQQVAGMLEACKKNNVQYMDGVMFMHSQRLPLVGELLKCDERIGQLRRMAAQFSFAGDATFLKKNIRVHSELEPYGCLGDLGWYCVRYFLCSLNGEMPTHVQARQLTRLQGTGSPGTVPGEFSAELYFASGVTASFYCSFLTENQQWFHASGSKGNLRVNDFVLPYHGSEVDVLTAQDRFEIDNCEFHMEPHSQRHAVREYDAGQATAQEVRMIRKFADLALSGKSDASWPAWTLKTQQVLDACFESSNQDGAKISMTP; this is translated from the coding sequence ATGGCCGAGAAACACTGTCGCTTTGGAATCATGGGGACCGCTGGGATTGCACGCAAGAATTGGAAGGCAATTCGCCTCAGCGGCAACGCCCGCGTCGCGGCGGTTGCAAGCCGTAGTGAAGCTTCGGCACAGAAGTTTATAGACGAATGCACCGCCCAAGTACCGCAGGTCTCTACACCGGACGCTGTCGGTTCGTACGAAGCTCTGCTGGCAAGAGAGGACATCGATGCCGTCTACATTCCTCTCCCGACCGCGCTGCGGCACGAGTGGGTGATTCGCGCTGCGGAGGCAGGTAAGCATGTCTTGGGAGAAAAGCCAGCTGCACTTAACGCGCAGCAAGTGGCTGGAATGCTCGAAGCGTGCAAAAAGAACAATGTGCAGTACATGGACGGTGTCATGTTCATGCACAGCCAGCGGTTGCCTCTCGTGGGGGAGTTGCTGAAATGCGATGAGCGTATCGGTCAGCTTCGGCGAATGGCCGCGCAGTTTTCCTTTGCAGGCGATGCGACTTTCTTGAAGAAGAACATTCGAGTGCATAGCGAGCTCGAGCCGTACGGTTGCCTAGGCGATCTCGGATGGTATTGCGTGCGATATTTTCTGTGCAGCCTCAATGGTGAGATGCCCACGCATGTGCAGGCACGTCAATTAACCCGCCTGCAAGGCACTGGCAGCCCCGGAACCGTGCCTGGAGAGTTTTCTGCGGAGTTGTATTTTGCAAGTGGTGTGACCGCCAGTTTCTACTGCTCTTTCCTAACCGAGAATCAGCAATGGTTCCATGCCAGTGGATCGAAGGGGAATCTGCGGGTCAACGATTTCGTGCTGCCCTATCACGGATCGGAAGTCGATGTGCTGACGGCTCAGGATCGATTCGAAATTGACAATTGCGAATTTCACATGGAACCGCATTCGCAGCGTCACGCTGTCCGCGAATACGATGCTGGTCAAGCAACTGCACAAGAGGTGCGCATGATCCGCAAATTTGCGGATCTCGCCCTGTCGGGTAAGAGCGATGCCAGTTGGCCCGCCTGGACGCTAAAGACCCAGCAGGTGCTCGATGCATGCTTCGAGTCGTCGAATCAGGATGGCGCCAAGATTTCCATGACACCCTAA